A stretch of the Candidatus Omnitrophota bacterium genome encodes the following:
- a CDS encoding glycosyltransferase family 4 protein translates to MKILLVNTLYKPYAIGGAEESTRLLAEGLLDLGHKPIVLTSYEYDDERVINNVPVLYVRMPNIYWWFHSKKYQKSYRALWHIIDAWSPFSGKIRKIIRKHQPDIIHTNNLLNMTVNIWKHGVATGTPVIHTLRDYYLMCWNSGMFKDGKSCRKQCNICKLHSLRKKNMTNSIDAVIGISQYILDKHLSEGYFKDVRKRKVIPNAFNIIDNSSHSLKMAENNEFILGYVGRLMPAKGIEWFLDVIDTLEQNIKVHIYGSAVDNQYEKYLKNKYKSPKIIFMGYCDKKDIYKNINLLIIPSLWEEPFGRTLIEANAYGVPVLATSVGGLKELIKDGVNGYLIPPGDVDRLKSMIKYFNNNRNCLNMSDGCISRSLRYSIRNTTLSYIDMYESIL, encoded by the coding sequence ATGAAAATTCTTCTAGTAAATACACTATACAAACCTTATGCTATTGGCGGTGCAGAGGAATCCACACGTCTTTTAGCAGAGGGTTTATTAGATCTTGGCCATAAGCCTATAGTTCTTACTTCATATGAATATGATGATGAGAGAGTTATTAATAATGTACCTGTTCTTTATGTTCGAATGCCGAATATATATTGGTGGTTTCATTCTAAAAAATATCAAAAATCATACAGAGCGTTATGGCATATAATCGATGCATGGTCACCTTTTTCTGGTAAGATAAGAAAAATAATAAGAAAACATCAACCCGATATTATTCACACTAATAATCTTCTAAATATGACTGTGAATATTTGGAAGCACGGGGTAGCAACGGGCACGCCAGTTATCCATACCCTTAGGGATTATTATTTGATGTGTTGGAATTCAGGTATGTTTAAAGATGGAAAATCATGTAGAAAACAGTGCAATATCTGCAAATTACATTCTCTTAGAAAGAAGAATATGACTAATTCAATTGATGCCGTTATAGGCATAAGTCAATATATTTTAGATAAGCACTTATCAGAAGGCTATTTTAAAGATGTCAGGAAAAGAAAAGTTATCCCTAATGCTTTCAACATTATTGACAATTCCTCCCATAGCCTAAAGATGGCCGAGAACAATGAATTTATTTTAGGGTATGTTGGCAGATTGATGCCGGCAAAAGGCATCGAATGGTTTTTGGATGTAATAGATACATTAGAACAAAATATTAAAGTACATATTTATGGCTCGGCAGTTGATAATCAGTATGAAAAATATTTAAAAAATAAATACAAAAGCCCTAAGATTATATTTATGGGATATTGTGATAAAAAAGATATATATAAAAATATAAATTTATTAATTATACCATCCTTATGGGAAGAGCCTTTTGGGAGGACCTTAATAGAAGCAAATGCGTATGGGGTCCCAGTATTAGCAACATCTGTTGGGGGATTAAAAGAGTTAATCAAGGATGGAGTTAATGGATATTTAATTCCCCCAGGTGATGTAGATAGATTGAAAAGTATGATAAAATATTTTAATAATAACCGCAACTGTTTAAACATGAGCGATGGATGTATATCGCGATCTTTACGTTATAGTATAAGAAATACAACATTATCTTATATAGACATGTATGAAAGCATACTTTGA
- a CDS encoding polysaccharide pyruvyl transferase family protein yields the protein MKKKIGILTYHHVINEGAVLQAYSLAQNLKRLLPDDTVEVIDYRPFSVELYYLLTSFIARDFSYVFDKIRRYILIKRFIKTMLPLTNTKLISNNYSKAIKFIRSHRYDCIIVGSDEIWKIGKFAPYRPFPNAYWLNKDLSCCKIAYAASANRTAYKKLTPEQIQFIRESLGVFTAITVRDEHTIKMLAKFGLTNQKNISIAPDPTFMLDIPDMDLKQKLSRLGIACDKPLVGIVVTKKDISDLLVKYFKERGFLTLAISCSIKKADFNLSGKLDIFEWANIFKYMSFCVTERFHPAIFSMRFGTPFLAIDYEKHYNDYGSKIGYLLSSMSLNDHYHNLLGSGEWRNDIIKKLSSLLKHADRNILLEKFNKQKITAIDIVSNLFL from the coding sequence ATGAAAAAAAAGATAGGTATTCTTACATATCATCACGTTATCAATGAAGGCGCGGTATTGCAAGCATACTCACTGGCCCAAAATCTAAAACGGCTTCTACCTGACGATACCGTAGAGGTTATTGACTACCGGCCATTTTCCGTAGAATTATATTATTTATTAACTTCTTTTATCGCACGCGATTTCAGCTATGTATTTGATAAAATAAGACGTTATATTTTAATAAAGCGTTTCATCAAAACCATGCTCCCGTTAACCAACACTAAATTAATTTCTAATAATTACTCCAAAGCTATTAAATTTATCCGATCTCATCGCTATGATTGCATTATTGTAGGCAGTGATGAAATATGGAAAATCGGAAAATTCGCGCCTTACAGGCCATTTCCAAATGCTTACTGGCTAAATAAGGATTTATCGTGTTGTAAAATCGCTTATGCCGCATCTGCAAATCGCACAGCCTACAAAAAGCTTACACCCGAACAAATACAGTTTATTCGTGAATCGCTGGGCGTTTTTACAGCCATTACCGTAAGGGATGAGCACACAATTAAAATGCTCGCAAAATTCGGGCTTACAAATCAGAAAAATATTTCGATAGCGCCTGACCCGACTTTTATGCTTGATATACCTGATATGGATTTAAAGCAAAAACTTTCCCGTTTAGGAATTGCGTGCGATAAGCCTCTGGTTGGTATTGTTGTTACAAAAAAAGATATAAGTGATTTGCTTGTAAAATATTTTAAAGAAAGAGGATTTCTAACTTTAGCCATTTCCTGTAGCATTAAAAAAGCCGATTTTAATCTATCCGGTAAGCTTGATATATTTGAATGGGCAAATATCTTTAAATATATGTCATTTTGCGTAACGGAAAGGTTTCATCCAGCTATTTTTAGCATGCGCTTTGGAACCCCATTTTTAGCGATTGATTATGAAAAGCATTATAATGATTACGGAAGTAAAATAGGGTATTTATTAAGTAGCATGTCCTTAAACGATCATTATCACAATTTGCTGGGATCAGGGGAATGGAGAAACGATATTATCAAGAAATTGAGTTCATTATTAAAACATGCTGATAGAAACATTTTATTGGAAAAGTTTAACAAACAGAAAATAACCGCCATAGATATTGTTTCAAATTTGTTTTTATAA
- a CDS encoding FAD-binding protein, protein MNILHNQLMSNYTTLRIGGPVKNLYIPENEQELINLVKELDSNKTLYRIIANGSNILVNSKGLKRDIVCVTKACKTIVVDNQNVYAGCSVNLQAFINMCVKHNLYAYEFLASVPGSIGGAVYMNAGRGKCYGNSISDYISFVRVFDGRGITDIPKEQCGFSYRKSVFQNRNWIILGAMFTLKKQDGGYSQDKIKDRLAYARRYQDHGMPNAGSIFSKGNRGVFSLLKGFRYGGAQFSKKTANWINNINNASSPDVLFLIAVARLLNYMVFCKTSVEINYWPD, encoded by the coding sequence ATGAACATTTTACATAATCAATTAATGTCCAACTACACGACTTTGCGTATAGGAGGCCCTGTAAAAAATCTTTATATACCAGAAAATGAACAAGAATTAATTAATCTGGTTAAAGAACTTGATTCTAACAAAACTTTGTATCGCATAATTGCTAATGGGTCCAATATACTTGTTAACAGCAAAGGATTAAAACGGGATATTGTTTGCGTCACAAAAGCCTGTAAAACAATAGTTGTAGACAATCAGAATGTTTACGCGGGCTGTTCCGTCAATTTACAGGCCTTTATTAATATGTGCGTAAAGCATAACTTGTATGCTTATGAATTTCTTGCATCCGTTCCGGGAAGTATAGGCGGAGCTGTATATATGAATGCCGGTAGAGGCAAGTGTTATGGAAATAGTATTTCCGACTACATTTCATTTGTGCGGGTTTTTGACGGCCGCGGCATTACTGATATCCCAAAAGAACAATGTGGTTTTTCATACCGAAAATCTGTTTTTCAAAATAGGAATTGGATTATCCTTGGGGCAATGTTCACTCTTAAAAAACAAGACGGCGGATATAGTCAAGATAAAATTAAAGACAGGCTTGCATACGCGCGCCGCTATCAGGATCACGGTATGCCAAATGCCGGTAGTATATTCAGCAAGGGTAATCGTGGAGTTTTTTCCTTGTTAAAAGGATTCCGGTATGGAGGAGCGCAATTTTCCAAAAAAACAGCCAATTGGATCAATAATATTAATAACGCCTCATCGCCAGACGTGTTGTTCCTGATTGCTGTTGCAAGGCTACTAAATTATATGGTATTTTGCAAAACATCTGTAGAAATAAACTATTGGCCCGATTAA
- a CDS encoding WecB/TagA/CpsF family glycosyltransferase yields MSIIYMSKLLGHNLNKQHRITWVDLIKPLMDMAKICGFSVFYLGSDESTISKGISVLKQLYPGIVFEYRNGFFNPEKKSPENTQVLQQINLFKPNILLVGMGMLRQEKWILENFNHLDCNAIMTCGAAIEYIAGKVNTPPRWMGRTGLEWAYRFFENPKRFWCRYLVEPWFVLGLFMRDICKKYILRKPL; encoded by the coding sequence ATGTCGATAATTTATATGAGTAAATTGTTGGGGCATAACTTAAATAAACAACACAGGATAACATGGGTGGATCTCATAAAACCACTTATGGATATGGCAAAGATATGCGGTTTCTCTGTTTTCTATCTTGGGTCAGATGAAAGCACTATATCAAAAGGCATTTCTGTTCTAAAACAGTTGTATCCAGGTATTGTTTTTGAATATAGAAATGGTTTTTTTAATCCCGAAAAAAAATCGCCTGAAAACACGCAAGTTTTGCAACAAATTAACTTATTTAAGCCGAATATACTCTTGGTGGGTATGGGTATGCTGCGACAAGAGAAATGGATACTGGAAAATTTTAATCATTTGGATTGTAACGCAATTATGACATGCGGCGCGGCTATTGAGTATATCGCCGGAAAAGTAAACACGCCGCCAAGATGGATGGGAAGAACGGGCCTTGAATGGGCATATAGGTTTTTTGAAAATCCAAAAAGATTTTGGTGTCGGTATCTTGTGGAGCCGTGGTTTGTTTTGGGTTTATTCATGAGGGATATTTGCAAAAAATATATATTGAGGAAACCTCTTTAA
- a CDS encoding glycosyltransferase family 4 protein: MRVVHITRQFYPCIGGVENVVLNIARRQSLFGYDVSVLTLNRNYLSNSLLPSDDNYNGIKIKRISFFGSKRYPIALSVLSYIKDADILHIHCVDFFVDYLVLLKTIHRKKIILHTHGGFFHSKWVYFFKKIYFNTITRIILHGCDKIIAVSKHDYELFNRISKNIICINNGVDIEKYGSITKNIDYGTLLYVGRIDENKKIHNLIKVTALLVEREYKIKLKIVGADWKDLKPELQRFAEYLGIKDNISFLGQVSDDDLMNEMSKAHVFVSASEYEAFGISSIEAMASGTVCVLNNISSFRQFIVAENCGILTDFNNFKNAGDAVSKVLDMTKEEYFNMGANAKEIAKQYSWDAVAERIFSLYKKVLLNNEAS; this comes from the coding sequence ATGAGAGTTGTTCATATCACTAGACAATTTTATCCTTGTATCGGGGGCGTAGAAAATGTTGTTTTAAACATAGCGCGCAGGCAGTCATTGTTTGGCTATGATGTAAGCGTTCTAACACTAAACAGGAACTACTTAAGCAATTCATTGTTGCCCTCAGATGATAACTATAATGGCATAAAAATAAAGCGTATATCATTTTTTGGGTCTAAACGCTATCCAATAGCCTTATCCGTTTTGAGTTATATTAAAGATGCGGATATTTTACATATTCATTGTGTAGATTTTTTTGTTGATTACTTAGTTTTACTTAAAACCATTCATAGAAAGAAAATCATTTTGCATACCCATGGAGGTTTTTTTCATTCAAAATGGGTGTATTTTTTTAAAAAAATTTATTTTAACACAATTACTCGAATAATATTGCACGGTTGCGACAAAATTATAGCTGTTAGTAAACATGATTATGAATTATTTAACAGAATCAGTAAAAATATAATTTGTATTAATAACGGAGTTGATATTGAGAAATATGGTAGTATTACCAAGAATATTGATTATGGTACACTATTATATGTTGGTAGAATCGATGAGAATAAAAAAATTCATAATTTAATAAAGGTAACTGCTTTATTAGTTGAACGAGAATATAAAATAAAGCTAAAAATTGTTGGTGCTGATTGGAAGGACTTAAAGCCAGAACTTCAAAGATTTGCTGAGTACTTAGGAATTAAAGACAATATTTCTTTTTTAGGTCAAGTCAGTGATGATGATTTAATGAACGAAATGTCTAAAGCGCATGTTTTTGTTTCCGCATCAGAGTATGAAGCTTTTGGTATTTCTTCTATTGAAGCTATGGCTTCAGGAACTGTATGCGTTTTAAACAATATTAGTTCATTTAGACAGTTTATAGTAGCAGAAAACTGTGGCATTCTCACCGATTTCAATAATTTTAAAAATGCTGGTGATGCTGTTAGCAAAGTATTAGATATGACTAAAGAAGAATATTTTAATATGGGCGCGAATGCTAAAGAAATCGCAAAACAGTATTCATGGGATGCAGTTGCCGAAAGAATATTTTCGCTATACAAGAAAGTCTTGCTGAACAATGAAGCTTCTTAG